ctctagcgagagtaaatatatcctgtacaactgagaaaaacacccgtggagtacatcttgtgtttcacgtgaaaagaagaaaaagtgctaaaatgtccgatacttctgcaaatatattaatcaaaactaaaacactcacaatgtgtattggatttcacactgcttccctcttacacAGCAAcattgatatgcaatttctagacttatgttgtcaatttcatagaaacaattcgcatcatgttgaaTGTGTGTCGCATTTATTCAGCGtcgcacgggatttgccattattttcaataaagacgccaaaacacctgtttatggtaatgtttaatTCTCGCTAAAGAgagataatcgcgttttagagagaatatctcgctataggggaagtgttcccaacctggcCAATGTAGGCCTAATCACAGGCCTctgaatttctatcaataagCCGTTATATGATTAAtcagatgtgatatatataccccttctatatataaatacacttacatatagaaggggtatatatatatatatatatatatcaatgattaatcatataacggcttattgatagaaattcagAGGCCTGTGGCCTAATAAGCTTTTCCGAAAGGCGAAGACTTTTAAGATGGTACTCACGGGTTTAAAATTGTGTAAGTACTGTCTAGACAGATTGTGCTTGGGTACATTTCTTTGACACCGGGTCTGGAAATTTAAAATACCCTGCGAACATTGTCTACATAGCACTATTTTCAGAAGTCCTGACATTTCTCAGATGTCATCCCCCCTTCATGTACTCAAACTTCCGGTGAACATATATTTAGATAGGCCGTACATATAAACAAGtttctttcattaatatttaggAACGACTTAATTTACATATGCTATTTTACCGGGAACCTCATGCCTCACACGCGTACAGAGCACGAAGAGATGGAACCTGATTTACTTCAAAACTCTCACGTTAACCACAACAATTTTGAAGATACTGACTTCGGACCAAGGTTTAAAAAACTGAGAATAACTGATAATGTTCGGGAACTCCAAACCGTTTTACGTGACAAGTAAGTCAATTAACTCACGCAATCAGCAGAAATTTCTTTGTTTACAAACCCGTGGTAAAAACTTTCACGAAAAGTAATTAGTAAATAACATAAGAGAGAAAGAAAGTGTCAAGGATATTCATTAAATGTGGTATTCAGAGTGCGTTGACAGATCACTGTGTCCTGTAAATTGTGTtagaatgtattttattttacatggaTACTATGGTGGCGTATTTCTGTCACTAggcttaattacatgtaatatcttgGACTTGTGATTTATTTATGTCGATTTGTCAGATTTGTCTCATTATTTTATCCACTTGTtggataataaaaaataatgataaaaatgctTTCATGTCTTAAATGATCAGAAGTGACATAATgttctgacaagtcgacatattTAAATGATCTGGCCTGATCAACAAGCCTAACCCTACCAACTTGAAGATGATTATGTCAACTTATCAGATCATATTGTCAACTTGCAATATCGTTTTGTCAacttgtcagatgattatgtTAACGTGTCGGATAATATTGTCGACATTTCACTAAATGTTATTTTTGTTAAACTCATTTGTATACCCATTGATAGAATATATTGTGGCTGATCATCTTTTTTAAAGTAGGGGAAAATGTGACATTAGATGGGTCTGATCACCAGTAACCAGATAGTTCAGTTAGTAGAGCTCATGACCCAAAACTCAGGGGATATAGCAGAGCACCTGACCCAAGATTCATAGGGTAATAGAGCACCTGACCCAAAATTCAGGGAATAGTAGAGCACCTGATCCAAGATTCATTACATAGGGTACAGGTTTAAACCCTAGTCTGGTtcttccttcctgttacaaagTCGATGCATATTATTTTGTGACAGTTGCAGTGCGTGTAAGATACAAGTATATGTATCAATTGATTTAGCATTCAAACCTTTgataattttctatttttaggtCAACGTCAAGAGGGgattttatattttatgcaGATCGATTGGTAAGAACAAAATGGaggaaaatacagaaaacttaCGTGGGAGAGGAACCAGTTGCTAAGTTCATTCTCATCTTAAATAAACTACTGGAACACTTCTTTCTAAATACAGATTTTATTGCCTTCAGTCTCACAATGTGCATGTCTATTGAGAATTTTACCACAGTAACTACTGCTGGACATGATTTTTCTGAACAGAATTAGAAACGAGAAGTTATAGAGACCAGGTGATGATGAGATCACATTTAATCGGCGTCAGACAAACAGACTATGCCAGTGTCACATTCCTAttgaaataacaacttttaaatttgaattattAATTCTTCTGTAACGAAAGGCTATAAGCTAGCCCTAACATTTGGCAAACTATTACTATAAAAATCTATCCACAACTTTGAACGATATCTTGTAGACAAGCAGGGATGTAAACTTAATAAAATGTGTATCCTGCATCTTTGTAGATTCGTCTTGTTGTAGAGGAGGGCCTGAATCAGCTTCCATATCGATTAAGCGAAGTTACCACTCCTACTGGTAAGTTCAAATCAAGTTATTATTCTCACAGTACGTACCCATCCAAGTCGTCGCTCCTACTGGTAAATATCAAGTAAATAgtcaaaataaatcatatacaaATCTCTCAGAAGTTTGAACTCTATATTGCTGTCAATAGTTTTacttttcactgtctatagaaATATAGGTGACATTCATATgtagcgccaaattaacattaactcaaataattgaagatatcttcaattatttgaagatatcatcaattcatttgatgcgcgcaacaattgaattaaagatctcttcaaataattaatgatatcttcaattctgaattattgcgcgcattaattgaattgatgatatcattaattcttcagctgaattgatgcgcgcattaattcagttgatgagagcaataattgatttcatgtgcgcattaattcaattattgctctcttcaattgaattaatgatatctttaattcatttgaagagagcaataattcttttagaaagagcaactatataattaaagatatcttcaattcaacatatccacaattgaattaatgatatctttaattgaattggtgctctctttaaaagaattgatgcgcgcattaattccttatacaaaagcattgtaaatgatttaaagatatcttcaattgaattaaagagatcatcaaattatttatactgaactctaatttaattattgcgagcaatatttctactaaattgatgctctcatcaaatgaattgaagagagcaataattgaattaatgcgcgcatcaaatctattattgctctcattatttgaattaatgcccgcatcaattgaattgaagagagcaataattgaattaatgcgcgcatcaaatctattattgctctcattatttgaattaatgcgcacatgaattgaattgatgagagcaataattgaattgaagtgcgcattaattcatttgatgagagcaataattgatttaatgcgcgcattaattaaattaaagagagcaataattgaattgatgatatcttcaaataatagaagatatcttcaattatttgagtttatgttaatttggcgctccatacattcAAGTGATGTTAATACAAATGAGAAAACAACATTTGTAATGAAGGCAATGTAAAagaaatttttgatatcaatatgAATTATATACAGTTAATTCTCGAATTATTGCCGCTTAATTCATCAACATCATTTTCATTATAAGACCGCATTTTCCAAAAAATGTTTTTCCTATTACATAAAATTCTCGTTAAAACGCTGATTTTGCTATTGCCATTTGCCACAGTATTTTTATTACAAacgtatatatatgaaaatgataattatctcgataaaccgccatgggTGCACGTGATCAGTGATGTGGGAAATTGGTCATTATTGCAGGCAACGAAATTacggggaaatactcgctaaatgcgagttgAAAATTGAAttgcgagtaaaaaatcacaagtgatggcaactttttgcgagtgaaaaaaaatCCCGATTTTTTTcccggatttcctcggtttattggctgtactttggtgtttacaataattttgtcgtgtgcatagaaacgctttacagaatgaatatacaagtattcgAAAAAGTAAtcgtggatcgaataaataactaaggccaaggtcatctcagtcagtgatgttgaagatggcctacttcaaGCACACTTCGGGCGTCTCAGTGACGTCtaatttaaatagcaagcatgttgatctTGTCCGTGTCTACATGAAACACATGACAGTGTTAGTGTCACCGTTTCACACGGTGTCCTTCTGTActttcttaaattcctgtaaacagcaatcgattgaaaaatgctagtaaaagctcaattccgctagttggaaaataatccactagatAAAATTTGctaataatgaaaaaagttaatttcgatccctgttATTGATCTGCGGCGTACGCCTGGGAAAAAGGTACCCAGTAGTAAATTAACAAGATAATTAATATGAACTGCATGTAGTCCTGTTGTTTTTACCTCATCGAAAAATATATCAGTTTAGCTATATCTTCGCAACGAAAGATGTTTCATCTGTTGAATTTCTAAGAAGATATAAAGCAAATCATTACATAGCACGGAAACCTTCCAAAATGTACACAACAGGAAATTTCcaattattttaatttactCTTTTATGGGAAAAGTCAATGAAAGGGAGGACAGTGGGTGATATTTTGGCTGTAAAGGGTGAAATACTCGTTGATCTTCATCCAGTTAATGACGGCTCACCTACCAGGAAACAGCCATGCGGTGTCAGAggtggcaaaaaagtggtcaatatgagtattgaccgggccagtggtcaatactggttaaaaccggtcaatactggttgattgaaaattgtttggttattatagtctgtgttgttggttattttaaatgtttcagtggccattatggtaaatactgtaattcataacatgcactatcagtttataatatacttgcaagtcataatattaaataaataatgtaaatgactCAATTAAATAggggaagatgtaaaattttattgtaaaaattaaaaactgtttCGTGGCCGTATTACTTTGGCACTGACAACAGCATTGCAGTCTTTacatcttgctgtggtcttgtTGTTGTCCTCAACAATATCATAGAAATTccaaaatgttttgttgaagCCATAGATAGTATGATGGGGgaagtgttttctatttctgttcaaattctttagtttatcaagaactacctattgtttcaaatcttcatttaactgttaaataaacattttaggGGGTGAGtgggtgatgttttcataacaataacatgtaCACTGGTCCCAGAGTTTCACAAACACTTGTTACATTTAGTTTGTACAttaaaggaaagataactcttacatatacaaGAAAAGAGAAAAGTAACTCTTTCTCCCCAAGATGGcagaaattcaattcatcgccaaatccGTTATAACAccataaattcaaaagaacaaaaggtggcagTTTATCTCGAGTTTTATACTGTAACTGTACCATATGGTATAGGAGCCTATTTTATTAATGCCTTAGAATAAATTAAATTTGGGACCTGATAATCTGACAAACTTCTAAAATTTAGACATCCAATCTGGATTTTGGAACATTTGTGCATTTTGAAAAACTAGTAACATATGTAAATGATTCTGAGACTATAATTACTCATCCAAGTTTTGACTTTAGGAATTGAATTTAGAAGTAAATTTTGAGGAGTAACAAGAGATGTGGATTGTATTACAGGTCAGATTTACACGGGACTTAGGTACGAGAAGGGGAACTGCGGAGTCAGCATCATGAGAAGTGGTGAGTCAACATTTACGCTACAGGAATTCCTGTTTTAACAGTAAAACCCTTAAttagataatttttatttcagttcatTAAATAATGTTGTGAATTAACTACAGGCACAACactgaatatatataattaaggaGTTTGAGCAGTATTCTTGTTAGCTACAGAACTGTAACtctcaaggggggggggggggggtctgggtCTGTCCATTTTTTTCTCAGAAagctacaattctgcagctaTAGTCCTGTAAGCCAATTAACTTCTAACTTGATACCAGAATTATACCTGTTAAAAGTtacttgaaaaaaatcaaagttgtgGATAATGATATTTGCTCTTTTTGTGGACACTGCTCTGAAAActttgaacatatttttgtgttttgtaaCAAGGGAGGAACTTTGTGGGAACCAACTAAGCTtacatatttatgagaaaacaaCAAACAGAATTGGTTTCAATGTATTTGATATTAGTTTTGGCAATTGTCCAttacaaaattcaaacaaagtgataaatttcataattttatatacCTAACAAAACATGttgcaaacaaaacagattACCATCTTTTGAGAGTGTATTACAATATATCATAGGATGAAATATAAAACtgtattacaatatattataggatgaaatataaaactgtattacaatatatcataggatgaaatataaaactgtattacaatatattataggatgaaatataaaactgaccattgtatattttttttaaaaactgcaatttaaaaaaattcagtaTGATCTGGGCTGTATGGAAGATATTTTTGATTAATGTCTTTCCACTCTTTATATCGTTTCTGTCAACCTTGTTAAgatatgataattatactatggTATGCGTgtgaatgtgtgtatgaatGTTTAATATTATCAGATACTAAAATTTGCAGttaaaaataacttttaaacatgtttaagaaaactTTGCAAATACTGTTTTCTCATTAACTGTAATAACATTTGTCATTGAAATTGCACATTCATCATCATGTATCATGTAATCGATAATGAAAGTGTTCATCACTTACAAATACTTAATGCAAACAGTTTTACCATTGGAGATTGGGAATTAAAGGTGTCTCAAATAAGCTTTACAATTCAAGATGTTTTATATTAATGTAATCATTCCAATACTGTAAACGAACTTATATGTTTATTAATCAGTAAATATAGATAATGTAATAAATGCTGCATCAGATTTTTCCTGGTTTTGTTTTGGACAGGAGAAGCCATGGAACAAGGACTCCGAGATTGTTGTAGGTCGATACGTATCGGGAAAATCTTGATTCAGAGTGATGAAGACACGCACGAAGCCAAAATTGTGTACGCCAAACTTCCTCCAGATATATCAGACCGCAAGGTTCTGCTGATGTACCCCATTATGAGTAAGTTTAGAAGCCATTATAGTCATTGTATGGAGTATACGGATGGTTTGCAGGATATGTTGGATTGTCTATCTCGGAGTTAAATCTCCAAGGAGACGAATGTCAAAAGTGTTTTGGGGGGTAGCTACCATGATTACACAGAAAGGTCACACATTTTTCGGAGTTATGATGAaatcacaatatttttacattcaatagttTAAACAGTTCTTGGACTAGAGTTTTGAGTGCATATTTCATTGATGTTTAAAGAGACAGTATAGatcatttgtatattttctttctcaTTCCTAATCGTCttattccttttaaaaatcataaaaaaagagATTAAAGAATTATAttcatcagcttgtttgtcaaaAGTTACACTAGGAGCCAACTTATATAGCAAGTCCAGGAAGCAAAAATTCAGGGGATGTAAgattataattgttttataagcttggaaataaatgcagataaacgcacaaaattataattattttacaGGAAATGGTTTGTACAAGTCATTTGGACTCATTTTACttcttttaaagaatttcaaGAAAAGGACTTTTATTATTGCTTTAAAGAAGCATTGAAAACAACAGGTGTCAATTTTCCTTGAcctaaaataattattcatcATTTGAAAGATACACTGTGTATAAGCAAAGAGAAAAATGAACTGCACAttttctaaaatacatgtagttttcagtgacctacttttacttTCCTGCCATCAAACAATCATAGGACCACCTGTCTTTGCTGTGAAACTTACGCTTCACTTTGCATCACATACAGCGCtgactcaatttttttttttacagaattaACAAACTGGtgacatgtatttaaaaaagcaAATTAAAACTATTGTCCTTGTTCCTAAATCTGTCAATTTTTTACTAATCTTTTGAGTTATTACCCATCTATTGATCAGCCTGACATCTTATTTGTGTATGTTATCAGGTACAGGAAACACTATTGTAAAAGCCTGCACAATCCTAACTGAGCACAAGGTCCCAGAGGAAAACATCATATTGCTGACTCTCTTCACAACCCCACAGGGTAAGTACATTCATTTCTCTCTCATAAACTCACAGGGAAAGAACAATGTAAATTCCCATCACAACCACACAGGGAAAGAACAATGTAAATTCCCATCACAACCACACAGGAAAAGAACAATGTAAATTCCCATCACAACCACACAGGGTAAGAACAGTCAATTCTCATCGCAACCCCACAAGGAAAGAACAGTCAAATTTCTCTCACAAACTCATAGGGAAAGAACAGTCAATTCTCATCACAACCCCACAAGGAAAGAACAGTCAAATTTCTCTCACAAACTCATAGGGAAAGAACAGTCAATTCTCATCACAACCACACAGGATAAGAACAGTCAATTCTCTCTCACAAACTCATAGGGAAAGAACAGTCAATTCTCATCACAACCACACAGGGTAAGAACAGTCAATTCTCTCTCACAACCACACAGGGTAAGAACAGTCAATTCTCTCTCACAACCACACAGGTTAAGGACAGTCAATTCTCTCTCAAACCACACAGGGTAAGAACAGTCAATTCTCTCTCACAACCACACAGGGTAAGAACAATCAATTCTCTCTCACAACCACACAGGGTAAGAACAGTCAATTCTCATCACAACCACACAGGATAAGAACAGTCAATTCTCATCACAACCACACAGGGTAAGTGTTAATTCTCATCACAACCACACAGGATAAGAACAATGTCAATTCTCTCTCATAACCCCACAGGATAAGAACAATGTCAATTCTCATCACAACCACACAGGGTAAGAACAGTCAATTCTCATCACAACCACACAGGGTAAGTACAATCAATTCTCATCACAACCACACAGGGTCAGAACAGTCAATTCTCATCACAACCACACAGGGTCAGAATAATTAAAACTACAGCATGAAGGCAATATTTTATAGTCATTGTATACTGTAGAATCGTTAAATTTGGTGGAGATTGAGTTTTCGTGgattcaatattcattaaattGAGATTTCTTCATAGACTAGGTTGTTATTCAGATAATATTATATTTGTTGTgattattatatgtatatagcTGTAGATAATCGTGTAATAATCAGACACctgtatcataattttgtttttcaacttcCAGCTGTTCGCTTAGTCCAAAACAAATACCCAGACGTGACCATTCTGACCTCAGAAGTTCATCCTGTGGCCCCGAACCACTTTGGACAGAAGTACTTTGGTACTGAATAATGGTTGTTGGAGTTTTGTTCAATTTTCTCTGAAAATGTTGACAACAAATGTCATCAATTTTTGGTGAGAAAAGTGAAAACACACCTAAGAGCGGCTTTTTAACACGCCTGCTTTGAATTCATTGCCTTTTTTTTTCCTATTTTTCATGTGGGAGTTTTTCACAAGTTGCTGATGAATCTTGATAAAGTCTCAGGAATTTAATATGAGAATGATTTTTGTCATTTCTACTGTGTGGTATATTATGTTCTGAATATTCAAAATCCATAGATGCATATGGAATTAATAAATGTAAAACTCTAATACATGCAAGTCAATGGTGCAAGACAGTGTGAATTAAGAAGTCAATGGTGCAAGACAGTGTGAATTAAGAAGTCAATGGTGCAAGACATTGTGAATTAAGTTAGTGAAAGGTactgtaatttttttaatgacaaaaTATGTGTTCTTCTGCAAAACATGCAGAAAAATCAATTGTGGATCAATTGTGAGAGAGATACACTCCAAATTAAGTATTAATATTTTACCTTCAGTTTCATCTTGTATGTCAACCAGTAGACGACGATTCACGATCCTGCGGTATAGGTAATAGTCGTTATCATTTCATATCCccagtattatatatacattattacCTGGCATTTTCACATCACTGCCCTATCAAATTGGAGGCCATTTTATATCGACCTGAGAGCTGTCAGGCTTGAGGTCTGATATAAAGTGACCGAGTACTGATGTAGAgatgatatgaaatatatatcatgTTATGATTAATATATCAGTGTGCTTATAAAAAATTTGATACAAGTGAAGTACTGTATGATTGTGTTGCACTGTAATACGCTTTTGAATTGGACATAAAAATACTCGAGAAATACAGTAATCGATTTCACGTCATGGTATAATGTTTCTTGCGTTGCACTGTATCCGCATCAAATGTGGAGAAACGAGGCTTTTGGTGTCAAAATTCAGGAACGTACAGACTGTGACATCAAGATGTTCCTTAAAATTGATGTCGCATCCATGAAGGTGGAAAGGGTTGTAAATGTTTGATAAAGCTGAAGGtgggaaatatttttcattataatcAGGTAGTGTGaactttcagtattttttatttattttttttggtttaaaTTGAGTAGGGCATAAAACAGTATATTTTGATTAATATGTATACAGtatatgaaattataaaaagTTCTTCAGTACAAAATTGGAGCTGTTACAACTGTATAGTGTACCTGTACAAGCAGGTGGTGATTGTAGTACTTAATGTTAGTACAATTGTAATGAAAATCAAATAGAAAGGTCAAATGTTGATGCTATTTTATTGTTACAAGTATGTGTCACTGTTACAGTGTAGTTCAattgcaaaatgaaaatgtaaaaaaagaTAATAGAATTTATAATATACTGATCCGCAAATGAAATGACGTCACACAATTCATATTAATAATAtcaaaaacttttatgttaaatGGGATTCAAGCAGAATCTACAAAACTCTATTATTGATCAAATTTTATCTACTTGGATTTTTCCAGCATGTTTGAAGTGTGACATTTCTTTTGCAGTtcattttatctgtttataatgtaacatgtatattattatatgATGATGTAGAATCTCTTAATCAGTAGATGGTAAAGAAACAACCATTTTGTTCAGACGAGACAGTGATGTTTGTCATTTTGGCTACAGAGCTTCTGTATGAATGCAATGTTTTCggatttttttattaaatttttttttgtctgTGTAACatttattatactgtatatttttttgtaacatGTATGGCATTAGATTTTCAGAGTCACAGTCCTCAACATGGTTAACTCATACACTGTTAATCGGGTTTTACATACACATCTTTACAGTGCTATCATCGTTATTCATGGTCGCTTTATGTTCATGAACTCAGATTTTTGTTGAATTAAGATCCCATTAACAAAGTAAGATCAAAACACTATTGTGCAATGTGACATCCCGTCAATGTTTTGTCCATTACTATGGTAACTATTGTAACGaagtattttgtttatatatacactgaTAT
Above is a genomic segment from Ostrea edulis chromosome 3, xbOstEdul1.1, whole genome shotgun sequence containing:
- the LOC125673435 gene encoding uracil phosphoribosyltransferase homolog encodes the protein MPHTRTEHEEMEPDLLQNSHVNHNNFEDTDFGPRFKKLRITDNVRELQTVLRDKSTSRGDFIFYADRLIRLVVEEGLNQLPYRLSEVTTPTGQIYTGLRYEKGNCGVSIMRSGEAMEQGLRDCCRSIRIGKILIQSDEDTHEAKIVYAKLPPDISDRKVLLMYPIMSTGNTIVKACTILTEHKVPEENIILLTLFTTPQAVRLVQNKYPDVTILTSEVHPVAPNHFGQKYFGTE